Genomic segment of Streptomyces alboniger:
GATGGTGAGGATGCCCGTGCTGCGGCCCTTCTTGACCAGGTCCTCGACGAGCCGGGCGTTCTCGGCGGCGAGAGCGGCCAGCTTTTTCGTTTTGGGGTCGCTGCCCTTGTGGTCGCGGAAGTAGGTGTGCGCTTCGTCGATGATCACGACGACGAGCGGCCATGTCGCGGACGGCCCGACCTCCCACATGCTCTGGACGCCCAGGACGCGTTCGGCGGCCGAGACGCGGGCACGGCGCAGGTCCACCAGGCGCCGGAAGAGGGCGTTGGCCTCTTCGAGGTCGTCACCGACGAAGGCGAACATCCGCTTCACGAGGTGGGCGTAGTCCCCCTCCCGGGCGGTCGATACCTTGCCGTCGGCACACACAAACTGCACCGTGGGCGAAGGTGCCCAGTCGCAGATCAGACGGTTGATGAGCGAGGTCTTCCCGAAGCCTGGAAGGCCAGCCACAGTCACGCCGGGCACCTGGGTCAGGTCCACGGACACCGGTTGCGCGTACTCGTCCACGCCCAGGTCCCACCGGGCGATCTCGTCCGGCACCTCACCCGTCGGGTGATGCTCGGTAGGGATCTTCAGCGGGTCGAGGCGGACACCACGGATGACGACCTGTCCGGGCTTGTCCTGGGTGACCGCGACCCGTGTGCAGCCCCAGGCGTCGGCCAGGTGCGGAGCCGCCTTCTGGAACTGTTCGAGACCGACACGGGGCAGGCACGTCGCCCGAGCGATCACCCCGTACGCGTCGTGCCGGACCTTCAGAGCCGGAATCAGCACGCGGGGCTTGACCGGCCTGTTGGTCGTGTTGGCCATAGATGCCAGCGCGGTCGGAGTCTTGTCCGTGACCGACAGCTTCAGCATGGGCGCGAGCCGCCTCCAGCCCCACCGCACGCGCACGGCCTGACGGATGGACTGTCGGGTCATGGCGTCGGCACGCACGTAGCGGACCACCCACACCACGGCCCACACGGCCATCACGGCGAGGCCGAGCTGTACGACGAGCGGGGCTATGCCGAACACCTCCTGCACGGACATTCATTGCTCCTTGGAGTAGTCGAGGAAGGGCAGTGCACTGGGGCGGGCGCCCGGCCCGGCGTGAGGCGACGGATGGTCGCGTTCAGCGCCGGACCGGAGGGCGGGGCTGCTCACGCCGCGTCGGCGGCCGGGGCGGGGGTGAGGAGGTCGATGCGGTCGGCGCGGTAGGCGATGCCGTCCGCCAGCGAGCCGTTGAAGATGCGGGCCCACGGGGTGGCGAACAGTTCCACCGGCTTCACCGGCAGTCCCGGCTTGAGGCCGTTGGGGAGCCCGGTCTCCGGAACGGTGATCTTCAGGGCCTCGGCGCGGTCCTCCTCCATGAAGAAGAGGGTGATCGTCATCAACTTCGCGCCTGTCTCACGGTCGGTCGCGAACTGGGTCTTCTCGGCGTCCGCGTACTTGGGCACCGGCAGGGTGCCGACCATGAACGCGGCGGTCGGGAGCAGGCCAACACGGATACGAGCCATGACAGTTGAGTCCCTTCGGTAGAAGCCTCACCACGAGGCGGTGAGGTGCGATCTATAGAACCTCGGTGACCTAGCACTGTCAAGTATGAAGGGTGAGCTAGGTATGTAGTGACCTATGTCAGCGGGGTGTGCTAGGGCAGCTAGGGATGGCTACTCTGAGGGCATGACTCCCGCGCCAGACAAGAAGCAGGACCGCCGGCCGCCGTATCAGCACGCAGCCGACGAGCTCCGGCGCGAGATCATGCAAGGCCGCTTCAAGCCCGGTGAGCAGATGCCGCCCGTCCGCGAGCTGCAAGAGCGCTTCGGGGTCGCCAACATGACCGCGAGAAGCGCTCTGAACGTGCTGCGGGACGAGGGGCTGATCTACACCATTCACGGCCGCGGCAGCTTCGTCGCTGATGTGGCCGTCGCCGACAGCGCGGGCGAATTCGCCATCGACTACACCCCGCCCGCCTGGTACCTGGCCAACGACCCCGAGCGTGAGCCAGCGGACGGCGAGAGCGAGGGCAGCGAGCCCCGGACTTCGGAAACGGCCCCGCCCTCCCTCGCTGAAGTGCTCACCGCGTTGCGCGACGAGATCCGCGTACTCAGCGCCGAGCATCAGGAGTTGCGCCGGGAAGTCGAGGAGCTGAAGAAGGCTCGACGCGATCCGCGGTCCTGAGTCGTGCCACCTCGTGCCGTAGCTCCCGCGTCTCACGGCTGAGCCTGGCCACCATGGCCGTGATCTCACGGACCAGAGCAGACACCTCTGCGGACTCCGGGCTGTGAATGACGCTCAACTCCCCTTCTATCTGGCTTACCTGGTCGGACATGTCTCCCCGTTCGCTGCCATGCCATCGGTGCGTGCTGCGCGAGCCCGAGCGCAGCGGAGCTGTTCAGAGTTTCTTTACTGGATCAAGGCGGCCCGCCTGCGGCGTGCCGCGCGCGCTGGCGGCCGGGGGCCGCCGCCGCTCCATGTCTCCGCCACCGCTCCGGCGGCCCCCCGCCACTCAGCGCGCAACAACGCCGAAGCGGTCGAGGGGACCAGGAAGCAACTCGACCACTTCGAGCACCAGGACCAGGCCGACGAGCGCCGAACCGAGGCCGCGTCCGCAACGCCAAGGCCGGTCGACGGCGAGGGCCGTGACGCATTGAGGCAGCGTGGCTGAGACCGGGACGGGGTTGCTGGAGGCATACGTGGCGGGTGCTCGTTCGGCCGCCCCGCCGTCGTGGCTGACTTTCGGTGGCTGAGGTCAGAACTGGGGATGCACGGGCCGCGCCGCAATGTTGTTTCCTCTCCGACTCGACTGTGTGGAGCCGGGGTTGCAGCCGAACCCGCGTTCGGGCACGCCGATCACCCCGGTACCATCGGCACCGGGGTCCTGAACAGGGATTCCTCGACCGGACCACCCGGAATGCTGTCCAGGCTGAGGGGTGGTCCGGTCTTTTGTTGTCGGGTGAGGGTTCAGAGAGGCAGGGCGCCGGTCGCCAGCGTGAAGCCGATGACCAGGCCGCAGGAGCCGGAGATCATGATGATCATCAGCGGCCCGGTGAACTGCCCCAACCACGTGATCGCTCGTCGTATCAAGGCCGCCTCCAGGCCCGCCAGGGGCGCGTGATGATCTCGCGGTAGGTGTGGTGGGAGGGATGCTTGCCGCAGTGCTTCAGGACCCAGTCCTGTGGTGCCACCCAGTCCTCACTGGCGGGCGAGGTCTCCTCGTCCACGGCGCACTGCATGGCGTAGGTGACTGGCTCCGAGTCGGGCTCGACGTCGGGTTCGAGGGTCCAATTTTCGAACCTCAGAACCGCCCGGGGGCTCACAGTCCCCACCGCCTGTTGGCGACCGCCACTTTGGAGCTCATCCCTTCGGATTGGGTGGGTTGTCGAAGTGCGTCGGGAGGGACGTCCCACTCGGTGCCCCCACCAGACGGACGAAGCTGCACGTACGGGCCTTCGTGTCCCGTGACTATGCCCGTCTTGCCAGTGCGCGTATCGACCATGAGGGTGCCGACAGCCGGAAGGGACGCGTCGTCGATCACTTCTGCCTCCTACTCGCTGACGGAGCGGATTGACGCCAGATCGGAGCGTCCGCGTCGCCCCGTAAGCAGTCGGTATCCGTCCGTGCTCGTGCGCAGAAGCATCGGGTCAACAGGGGGGACCTTGGAACAACCCCCAAACCCCACTTCGGGACGTCCCGCGTCGGGTAAAACGTCCCTAGTGCCGTCCCGAGACTCAGGGGGAGACTCATGCAGAACGAGAGACTACGAGCCGTCATGGCGGCCGGAGGCTGGACGTACGCCGGACTCGCTAAGGCCGTTGAGGTCGACCCCAAGTCGGTTGAGCGATGGGTAAATCTGGGCCGTACGCCGCGCCGTGCCACAGCTATGGAGGCAGCTGAAGCCCTAGGAGAAGACGTGCACGCACTCTGGCCGGCGCTTCGACAGGCCCGCGCCGCCCGCGCGATCAGCCCGGAACTCGTCGCCCTCTACGAGCAACGAGCCGACCTGCCCGTATCCGCGTTCGTCGACATGATGACCCAGGCCCGCGAGCGCATCGACGTCCTGGTCTACGCGGCCGTCTTCCTGCACGAGGCATACCCGCGGCTCAACGATCTGCTGCGCGAACGAGCCGCCGAGGGCTGCTCCGTACGTATCGCAGTAGGCGATGCCGAAAGCCCGAACGTTCAAGCGCGCGGCCAGGAGGAGCGGTTCGGGCACGGCATCGAGTCCCGGTGCCGACTGGCCCTCATGCACTACCGCCCTCTCGTTGGGGTATCCGGCATCGAGATAAGGACCCACGAAACGACGCTCTACAACTCCTTGTACCGCGCCGACGACCAGCTGTTGGTCAACGCCCACGTCTGGGGAGCGAACGCGTACGGTGCGCCGGTGTGGCACCTCCGCCGTAACGGGGAAGGCGGCATGTTCGACACCTACGGGCAGAGCTTCGACGCGGTCTGGGCAACGGCGAAGCCGGTACAGCAGGAGGAGTGACCATGGCGCGCACCGAGTACTACGACGACCCCAACGCCCCGAAGCCGAACAGCATGGTTGTCGCGGCCTCAGCGGTCGTCACCGACGAAGAGGGGCGCATCCTGCTTCAACGCCGCCGGGACAACGACCTTTGGGCGTTGCCAGGAGGCGGCATGGACCTCACCGATTCACTGCCCGGTACGGCGGTCCGTGAGGTCAAGGAGGAGACCGGCCTCGACGTCGAGATCACGGGCCTGGTCGGCACGTACACCGACCCGAAGCACATCATCGAGTACACGGACGGCGAGGTCCGGCGACAGTTCAACGTCTGCTTCACGGCTCGAACCGTCGGTGGTCGGCTCGCGATCTCCAATGAGTCGACAGAGCTCCGTTTTGTCCGGCCAGAGGAGCTTGAGGAGCTGCCCATGCACCACACGCAGCGGCTCAGGCTCCGGCACTTTTTGGAGCACCGCGCGCGTCCGTATCTTGGCTAACGGTGACGGATCGCAATTGCAATGCTGCGTCGAGTACGGATGTCTGTCGACTCCGGCGAGCGGTCACCGACTGTGCGTATGTGACTCGGAAGGGAAACACATTTAGCGCAGAAGGCTCGTTTGATGATCTGGAGGAGGAGGTAGATGGAGCTACCTGAGATTGCGATCGTGGTGTCGTCAGCAAGCGCAGCGATCACGGGAGTAAATGCGCTCGTATCGTATCGCACGTTCAGGCGTGTCCGGCCCAAGATTCAGGTTCGGCTATGGCGTACCAATACCAACGCATTGGTGTCTCAGTCGGAGAAAAAAGAGGTCAATCACACCTTCGTTCTTCGACTTATCAATAATGGCATGACTCCCGTGACCCTTGAACGTGTTGAACTCTGCCGTTATGAGTCGAGATACAGCAAGCGGAAATTTCAGTTGGTGAAGGGCAGTAGGGGGTTCGATCCACAAAACAGATGGGGGACCGTGGCCCCGGTAATTCCTGCCCTTGATGGCACGATCTACCGCTTCACAGTTTCTAGGAGAAGCGCTACTCGCGGGGATCATCTTCGCTTTCGTGTCTTGCTGTCCAACGGTCGTACGTCTACAAGTCGCCTCATCCCCACCAAGGATTGGTCACTGGATGCAGGTGGGTCGGCGACTGGGGGTGGGCGAACGTCTGAGGACTAGCTCTCAACCGATTCCAGGTTGCAAGGTACTCCGTGCCGCCTGGATGAAGTCTCGCTCCCTAAATACTCGCGCTCTCTCTGCGTCCTGGAGTTCCTGCCTGTATGCCTCTCCAACTCCTGGACCATGGGCGGCTCTGTTTTTCTGAATTATCTCCTGCACTTCTCTGTGGACCACGACGACAGATTGGGCCAGCGGTACAAGGCGTTCGGGGCCTTCCAGTTCCACTAGAAACGCGAGCCCGATCAGCTCTCCCGTAGCGTCTTGCAAGGGTGCTGCGTACTGATCTGTGTATTCCTTGTGCTCTACGTTTCCTGCCCTTCTGATCTCCCTCAGTGTCACTCGTTGCTCGGCGTCATGAAGCCTCTTTGCTTCTAGCTCAGATACTTGTCCCGCCTTCTTTAGGAACTGGGCATAGATATCCCTGCGTACATCTCGGTGCCGTGAATTCTCGTCCAATTGATGCTTGCGCTCCTGAGTGGCGTTCTCCTGTCGCCCTTTCAGGAGGCTGAACGCACCAGCGATAAGTCCGCCTGTGGCTACACCAGTGCCACCCAGTAGGGCAGCCATGAGCTGTGAATCCATCAAACCCCCCAAGTGGCCAGAGATCTGGTCTTACCCAGTGGTCAACTTTGCGAAACACAATCGGTGCTAGGTGCGGACCCTGGCCATCCGTAATCGGAATGACTTGTGTGTGTTTGTCAGAGGTGGGTGCGGAGATGAAAGCACCTCATCGGAATCACAGCCATGATCCAAAGTCATGGTGAAGGCGTAGCGTGAGAGGGCGGCACTTGACCTCACCTACGGAGATCGTTTAGAAGCGCCTGGTTACGACCTCGTGGGGGGGGCAGCGAATGTGGTCGATCGACAGAGTGAAGTCGGAGGGCCGCTTGTGGCGCGCTTCCCCCAGGCGTCCCCCCAGTGGGGCGCCGCTGGTCTTCTTGCCAGGTCAACCAGGTTGGGAGCGGCCCGCTGTAAATCTGCCGGCTCAGCCTTCCCAGGTTCGAATCCTGGCGCCGCCACATGAAGGTAAACCCCCTCCGACCTGCGGAAACGTAGATCGGAGGGGGTTTCTTCGTTCCGCGCGGCCTCACGCGGTACTGGGGCAGCCCCGTACGACCTTCGTGGACTCCGGAAGCAGATGCGAGCCGACGAGTTCGGCGTCTTCCGGGACGCGGAGCGTGAGCAGGGAGCGCACCCTCTCCAGAGTGCTGAGGTCGATGCTCGGATGGAGTGTCTCAATGGTGAGTACACGCAGTGCGGGGAAGTGGCTCAGCCAGTCCCAGGCGGGTCCCATGTCGGACTCGACCCAGAGGTGGGTGAGGCGCTGGCTCGGGCACGTGGCGATGAACTCGTCGACGGCGAACTCCCCGGTGATCTTGATGCGGGAACGGCCGCCGAAACTCCGCAGCGCGGAGAGTTCCCGCAGGTTCGACACGGGGAAGTAGAGGCCGTCCTCGGCGAGGTGGGCGACGACTTCCTGGCCGTACAGGTCGGTGTCGTACCTGCTCCACGCCTGTGCGAGTTCGCTGCGCACCCGCAGGTCCGGGTGGTCGCGGTACAGGGCGAGCACCTGGACGGCGGCGTCGGTCGCGATGGGCGTCGCCGTGAGCACTGTGAAGTACGCCTCATCCGCCACCGCCTGGTACGCGGCTTCGGCCGCCGCCGCCTCGGCCTTCTGCTCGTCCGTGGCGAAGGGGTCCAGGGCGGCCGGGCGCGGCGGGAGTTCCCGAGGGCCGGTCAGCAGTTCGAGTACGACAGGGCCGATCGCGGCCAGGGCGCGGGCCCGGTCCGTCGAACGCGGCGGGATCAGCGCGGCGGCTCGCTCCTGGACCTCGGCTCGCACCGCGGGATCCAGCTCTGTGGCGTGTTCCAGGCAGGCGGCCGCGAGGAGATGGAGACGGTCCCGGCCCTGCCGTGAGGTGTTCTCGCGCCTGATGAGGCCCGTCAGGAGGTGGGTCCGCTCCGTGGGCCGCGCGTGGGCGACGGCCATCCTGATGACGTCCTCCCACTGGTCCAGGTGCGCGTTGGCGATGAGGAAGTCGAAGTCGAGCCCTTCGACCGCCGCCTTGGCTCCCAGGTAGTCCTGGAACGTCCGGTGGACGAAGTCCATGGAGTTCGCACTCGGCTCCCGGAGCAGACCGCTGCGGACGAGCAGATGCCGGTACACGGCTTCCGGCGTGCCCTGCTCCGCGACCTTGGGCATGGCCGGCAGGACGCGGCGCAGCAGCTCCACCGCGTCGGTGCGGTTCATCTCGGAGCGGCCGTTGCGGATCATCCAGTAGGCCAGTTTCTGGATGAGCTGGATGTGTTCGGCCTCGCTGATGTGGATCGGGCCGGATTTGAGGACTCCGCGTTCGCGGTCACGCCGGAAGAGCAGCATGGACAGGGCCGCGTCGTAGATCTCCTTGCGGCCGTCGGGCAGATAGCCGCGGCGGTCCTGGTGCAGGGCGCAGATCAGGCCGCACATCAGGGGGTTGACCGCGAGCCCGCTCAGGTCCTGCTGGGCCCGGATCGCACGGAGCAACTCGGTGGCGTACTGATCGCTGATGCCGGCGGCCTTGTGCCATCGATGGATGAACTCGGCGATGTTGTCCCGGTTCATGGGGGCCAGGTCCAGCTCGGCGAAGTCGTCCTCGGCCAGCCAGCGTTCCCGTACGGCCGACGGCCTGGAGGTGACGAGCCAACGGTTGTCCGGGTAGGCGCTGAGGAGTTCGCGAAGCCAGCGGCGGGCGTCACCGCGGTCGTCCTCGGGAATCTCGTCGATCCCGTCGATCAGGATGAGCCCCCGGCCGGCTTGCAGCACCCGGTCGATCCACCCGGGCGGCTGGCTCCCGGCGATCGGGCAGTCCACCGCGGACAGGAATCCGTCGGGGGCGGGAAGCGGGGCACCGCTGCGCGTCAGCGTGCGCAGGGGCAGCACGAACGGTACGAGCCCATAGAGGTAGAGCAACTGTTCGTTGAGCGACTTCTTCGCCGTGGACACCGCCAGCCACTGAATGAGGGTGGTCTTCCCCGAGCCCGCCACGCCGCGCAGGAGCACGCGGTCGCGGCCCGCGAGGACATGGTCGGCCGAGACCACCGTGGGGACGGGACTCAGCGCGTCGACGGCCGCGTCCAGGCGGAGATAGGCCACGTCGAGTCGCCAGCTCTCCGGAGCCCCGGACAGGTCGAGACCGAAGATGCTCAACTTGCCGTGCTTGGCGGCGATGTAGTGCGCGTACCGCTTCTCGAAGGGACCGTCCGCGGGCGGCGGCGACCGGGTGATCAGAGCATCGATCTTCCGGGTCAGCTCCTCGATGCCGCGGCTCTGTTCGAGGAGTGTGCGCGGCACGAACGTGGACCGCTGGGTGAAGAAGTTCAGAATGTGCAGGCATGCGGTGTCCATCACGCCGGCATGCAGCGTGACGGCGTCGTGGGACAGGCCGAGCGTGGCCGTCCTGTTCTGGGCGCGCAGCTGCCTGGAGAGCGCGAGATGACCGAGGCGCACGGCCTGGACGTCGTCCATCGCGAGCGTCCCGAGAGAACGCAGTGAATCGGTGACGGCGTGGACGACGGCCCGCTTCTCGAAGGAAGGCAGTTCGTCCTCGACGCCTGTCGAGTGGGCGGCGCGCCTGACCAGCTCTTCCGCGATCTTGTACAGGTCCTTGTCGGAGAGCGTCCGCTTCTCGCCCCGGAAGGAGACGAGACCGGATACGGCCACGGGCCGGTCCACCAGGTCGGCCCCGGGACCTTCGGATACGAACAGTTTCCTGACCAGCGGCCCCACGATGCTCGACGCGAGCCGAGCTCCGATCACGGCGGGTTCCATCAGCCCTCCGAGGCGTCCATGCGGCGCGATGTGCACGTCGCCTTCGGGGCAGGATAGGGCGGAGCGCTCGGAGGCATCGCCCAACTTGACAAATAGGGGGCCGAGTTGGAGCGCGGGCGCCGCCGAGGTCCGCAGGGCTCAAAATGGGACCATGTCGTCCCGTCGCAGAAACTGCCCGGAGTGCCGCCGCGAGATCGCCGTCGTAGGCGGGCGGTTCGCCCGTCACGACCCGCCGGGCTCGCGCGCCACCGGCGACCTGGTCTCCTGTCCGGGGTCCCGTCGGCACGCCCAGCTGGGCGCCGCGCAGCCCGCCCTGGACGGCTACACGGTCCCGGACCTGCCGGGCCAGCTCCCGCTGTTCTGAGCGCGCCTGAGGGGCCCTCAGGGCCTTCCCGGGCGGCGTCACGGCGTCAAGGCCTCCTGGGCGGCCTCAGGGCCTCCCAGGCTTCGCGGGGGCCCATCCGGACCCGTGGATCGTGCGCCGGGGGCGGCCTGAACGTTTCAGTTCCCCGCGACGGACTTGACCGCCACCGACACCGGCACCGAACCGCTGACCAGTTCCAGCGTCAGGCCGGCCGTCGCCGACGTCTCCAGAAGCTCCGCGAGCACCGCGGCGACGTCGTCGCGCGGGATCGGCCCCCGCCCGGTCGACGCCTCCAGGCGTACGAGACCCGTGCCCGCGTCGTCCGTCAGCATCCCGGGACGCAGGATCGTCCAGTCCAGAGCGGCACGCGCGCGTACGTTCACGTCCGCCTCGCCCTTGGCCCGCAGATACGCGTCGAAGACCTCGTCGCCCTGGTGCGCCGGGTCCGCGCCCATCGACGACACGACGATGTACCGCCGCACCCCGGCCCGCTCCGCCGCGTCCGCGAAGAGCACGGCGGCGCCCCGGTCCACGGTGTTCTTGCGGGCGACGTCGCTGCCCGGTCCCGCGCCCGCCGCGAAGACCGCCGCGTCGGCGCCGCGCAGGTGCTCGGCGACCTGGTCGACCGACGCCGACTCCAGGTCGCACAGCACCGGTTCGGCACCGGCCTCGCGCAGATCGGCTTCCTGCCCGGCGTCGCGGATCAGCCCGGCGACCTCGTCACCACGCGCGGCGAGCAGACGCTCGAGCCGCAGCGCGATCTGACCATGACCTCCAGCGATGACAATGCGCATGTCTCCGACCGTACGGCAGCACGGACGCGTTCGCCGCACGCGGAGGTCCCGACCCCATCGCGGGCCGCCCACCCCGCCTGGCCCTCAAGGCGACGCCCCCCTCTCGAATCGTCACCCTCAAGGCGACGCCTCGTCCCCTCTCGGCCGCCCCGGCTCGCCTTCCTTGGCCCGCCCCTGGCGCGGCAGGTCCAGGGCCACGGCGGCGGCCGAGTCGCAGTACTCACGTACCGCGCTGGTCCGCGCCACCACGCGTCCCCGGTGCACCACGATCCGGCTGTAAGCGAGCGACAGCGCGCCCGCGAGCCGGTCGCCGCGTACTGCGAGCAGCTCGGCGGGGAAGCCCGCCTCCACCCGGATCTCGGGCAGGCCCATGGCCGTCCGTGCCGCCCCGCTCACCGCGTCGTAGGCATCCTCGGGGCGCAGCCCGCACCGCGAGGCCAGCAGATACGCGGCCTCCAGCGGATCCCCCCGCCCCACGGCGTTCGACACGTCCCGCATCGCCCCGCTCCCCGCAGCTACCCGCACCCCGGCCGACCGCAGCAGCCGCACCGGCGCGAGCCCACGTCGCTCCGCGCTGCCGCAGCCGCCCTGGGGCAGGCAGATCACGGTCACACCGGCCGCCGCCAGCTGCTCGGCGGCGCGCGCGGCCAGCTCCTTCGGCAGCCGCCCGAGGCCGCCGCACGGGCCGATCGTCACCCCGGCCCGCACCCCGGCCGCCATCGCCGCGAGCCGCCCGAGCCGTGCCGGATCGTCACCGTCCGTATGCAGGTCGACGGGGCAGCCGTGCTCGGCGGCAAGCTCCAGGACCGCCTCCGCGTACCCCGTCGGATCGGGGTCGAGATCCGGGCAACCGCCCACTACGGAGGCGCCCATTTTCACCGCGTCCCGCAGCATCGCGAGCCCGTCGGCACCCGCGGCGCCGGTCAGCAGCCGCGGCACCGCGACGGCTGTCAGATCGACCAGCCCCCGCAGCGAGCGCCGCGCCTGGAGCACGGCCTCCATCGGGCCGAGCCCCTGGACGTCCCCGATCCGCACATGCGACCGCAGGGCCGTCGCGCCGTGCCCGAGCTGGAGCAGAGCCGCCTCCGTGGCCCTGCGCTGCACGTCGGGGACGTCGTACGAGACCGGGCCCGGCACGTCCGCCGACAGCGCGGTGTCACCGTGGGCGTGCGGCTCGGCGGCGGCCGGCAGCAGCAGATAACCGGCGAGGTCCACGCGCGCGGCGTGCGCGGCCAGGCTGCCGACCGTGCCGACCGCCTCGATGCGCCCGCCGCCGAGCCGGACGTCCACGGTCCTGCCGTCGGTGAGCCGGGCGCCGCAGAGCAGCAGGGACCCTGAGTCGGCCGTGGGGTCGGAACCGGAGGAACCGGAGGAGCCGGAGGAGTGGGGCTGCTGCGGTTGGCTGTCGGGCATCGCGCTCCTGGTGTTCGGGGGCGGCTGCTGTCGTTCGGGGCGTCAAGATCACGCAGCGTGTGCCGAGCCTAGGACGGCGAAACGTCCGCTTCGAGGAGGAGCGCAATAGTCGTACCGGTGTGGTGCCACGAGCCGTACCGGCGGGCTGTCACGAGCCGAATCGGTGTGGCGTCACAGCACGGACGAGGCATTCGGAGACCTCTGAGGCGGCCCTCCAGATCCCCCCGGACGGCCCTGGCGAAACGGATTTGGGCGATCGGCGACCAACCGTGTAATGTCTTCATCGCTCGCCCCAATAGCTCAGTCGGTAGAGCGTCTCCATGGTAAGGAGAAGGTCTGCGGTTCGATTCCGCATTGGGGCTCTGATGTCGAGTGATCCTCGCCTTTCGGGCGAGGGGATCCGGCATCGCAGCGGTGTAGCTCAGTCGGTAGAGCAAGCGGCTCATAATCGCTGTGTCACCGGTTCAAGTCCGGTCACCGCTACTCCTGGTAGCCGATTGTGGGGTCGGTCCTTCGATCGGCTACTCTTGTATGCGTTCATCCGTCCATCCGTCCGTCAAGGAGCACTCACGTGGCTGCCACCGACGTCCGCCCGAAGATCACGCTGGCCTGCGTGGAGTGCAAGGAGCGGAACTACATCACCAAGAAGAACCGGCGTAACGACCCGGACCGTCTTGAGATGAAGAAGCACTGCCCGCGCTGCAACTCGCACACTGCTCACCGCGAAACGCGCTGACACACAGGCTCGTACACGAGGCCGTCCCCGTTTGTGGGGGCGGCCTCGCGTCGTTTTTTACGAAACCAACCACAGGAGGTACCGAGTCCATGGCGCTCGACCAGTCCTTCGTGGGGCGGTCCTATCCGCCCACTGATCCTTATGAGGTCGGCCGGGAGAAGATCCGCGAGTTCGCCGAGGCGGTGGGGGACGCCAATCCCGCGTACACCGACAGGGAAACCGCCAAGGCACTCGGTCACCCCGATGTGATCGCCCCGCCGACTTTTGTGTTCGCGATCACTTTCAAGGCCGCGGGTGAGGTGTTCCGGGACCCGCAGCTGGGACTCGACTACAGCCGCGTCGTGCACGGCGACCAGAAGTTCGCCTACACCCGCCCGGTGCGCGCGGGGGACCGGCTCACGGTCACCTCGACGATCGAGAGCATCAAGTCGCTCGCGGGCAACGACATCCTGGACGTCCGCGGCGAGGTCCACGACGAAGCCGGGGAGCACGTCGTGACCGCCTGGACGAAGCTCGTCGCGCGTGCGGCGGAGCCCGCGGCAGAGGGGGCCTGAAGCGATGACGGCGAAGATTTCTTACGACGACGTCGAAGTCGGCACCGAGCTGCCGGCCCAGACCTTTCCCGTGACGCGCGCCACGCTCGTCCAGTACGCGGGCGCCTCGGGGGACTTCAACCCGATCCACTGGAACGAGAAGTTCGCGGTCGAGGTCGGCCTCCCCGACGTCATCGCGCACGGCATGCTCACCATGGCCGAGGCGATCCGTGTCGTGACCGACTGGGTGGGCGATCCGGGAGCGGTCGTCGAGTACGGCGTGCGCTTCACCAAGCCGGTCGTCGTCCCCAACGACGACAAGGGCGCCACCATAGAGGTCGGCGCCAAGGTCGCGGCCAAGCT
This window contains:
- a CDS encoding MaoC family dehydratase N-terminal domain-containing protein; the encoded protein is MALDQSFVGRSYPPTDPYEVGREKIREFAEAVGDANPAYTDRETAKALGHPDVIAPPTFVFAITFKAAGEVFRDPQLGLDYSRVVHGDQKFAYTRPVRAGDRLTVTSTIESIKSLAGNDILDVRGEVHDEAGEHVVTAWTKLVARAAEPAAEGA
- a CDS encoding amidohydrolase family protein, whose translation is MPDSQPQQPHSSGSSGSSGSDPTADSGSLLLCGARLTDGRTVDVRLGGGRIEAVGTVGSLAAHAARVDLAGYLLLPAAAEPHAHGDTALSADVPGPVSYDVPDVQRRATEAALLQLGHGATALRSHVRIGDVQGLGPMEAVLQARRSLRGLVDLTAVAVPRLLTGAAGADGLAMLRDAVKMGASVVGGCPDLDPDPTGYAEAVLELAAEHGCPVDLHTDGDDPARLGRLAAMAAGVRAGVTIGPCGGLGRLPKELAARAAEQLAAAGVTVICLPQGGCGSAERRGLAPVRLLRSAGVRVAAGSGAMRDVSNAVGRGDPLEAAYLLASRCGLRPEDAYDAVSGAARTAMGLPEIRVEAGFPAELLAVRGDRLAGALSLAYSRIVVHRGRVVARTSAVREYCDSAAAVALDLPRQGRAKEGEPGRPRGDEASP
- a CDS encoding MaoC family dehydratase, which translates into the protein MTAKISYDDVEVGTELPAQTFPVTRATLVQYAGASGDFNPIHWNEKFAVEVGLPDVIAHGMLTMAEAIRVVTDWVGDPGAVVEYGVRFTKPVVVPNDDKGATIEVGAKVAAKLDDRRVRVDLLAKSADQKVLGMSRAVVQLA
- the rpmG gene encoding 50S ribosomal protein L33; its protein translation is MAATDVRPKITLACVECKERNYITKKNRRNDPDRLEMKKHCPRCNSHTAHRETR